A section of the Candidatus Methanosuratincola sp. genome encodes:
- a CDS encoding aminopeptidase P family protein, translating to MDHRRRINELVSGIEQMGLEGAIIFSPENIHYLTGAPFVRGSYGKLLFVDRNVGASLIVTDLDYQETSDSVNSAEIVKTDFMEKPLDRLRKIVKGSPKLGFEDGIISTALREKIGEYRLEPLRGLIERMRERKDPDEIALIEKAQSINDRAIKKAVDNMREGMSELEIAAELEYNLRREGGESFAFETIVASGPRGVYPHGMPSTRKPSKGDAVVIDFGAKYGGYCSDMTRTIFFGDPGAEVRNAYEAVREAQEKAIESVRDGVSGREIDAVARGILDRLGLGKFFVHGLGHGVGIDIHEAPVVGPSNENPLAAGNVITIEPGVYLPGKYGIRIEDLLVVEKGGGRDLTRFNRELIVI from the coding sequence GTGGATCATAGACGGAGAATCAACGAACTTGTTTCGGGTATTGAGCAGATGGGGCTCGAGGGAGCGATAATATTCAGCCCCGAGAACATCCACTATTTGACCGGGGCGCCTTTTGTCAGGGGTAGCTATGGTAAGCTCCTATTCGTCGACAGGAACGTGGGAGCATCGCTGATCGTGACTGATCTGGACTATCAGGAGACCAGCGACTCGGTAAATTCGGCAGAGATAGTCAAGACCGATTTCATGGAGAAACCCCTCGACAGGCTCAGAAAGATTGTGAAGGGCTCCCCAAAACTAGGCTTTGAAGACGGGATAATCAGCACCGCGTTGAGGGAAAAGATCGGGGAGTACAGATTGGAGCCGCTACGCGGGCTGATCGAAAGGATGAGGGAAAGGAAAGACCCAGACGAGATCGCTCTCATTGAAAAGGCTCAGTCCATCAACGACAGGGCCATCAAAAAGGCGGTGGACAACATGAGGGAGGGGATGAGCGAACTAGAGATAGCGGCGGAGCTCGAATACAACCTGAGGAGGGAGGGGGGAGAATCTTTCGCCTTTGAGACCATAGTTGCTTCAGGGCCGAGAGGGGTCTACCCCCACGGGATGCCAAGTACGAGGAAACCTTCGAAGGGAGACGCAGTCGTGATCGATTTTGGTGCGAAGTACGGCGGGTACTGCTCGGACATGACGAGGACAATTTTCTTCGGGGATCCCGGTGCAGAGGTCAGGAACGCGTACGAGGCCGTGAGGGAAGCGCAGGAGAAGGCCATCGAGAGCGTGAGGGATGGGGTTTCTGGCAGGGAGATCGACGCGGTAGCCAGGGGCATACTCGATCGCCTTGGGCTTGGAAAGTTTTTTGTCCATGGGCTCGGACACGGGGTCGGCATCGATATCCATGAAGCGCCTGTGGTCGGTCCTTCGAATGAGAACCCGCTGGCGGCAGGCAACGTGATTACGATCGAGCCAGGAGTCTACCTCCCAGGAAAGTATGGAATCAGGATAGAGGACCTCTTGGTGGTGGAGAAGGGCGGAGGGAGGGATCTGACCAGATTCAACAGAGAACTCATAGTGATTTGA
- the yjjX gene encoding inosine/xanthosine triphosphatase: MIQLFVAVGSSNPVKVQAVRNVFSLFFPKVDVVMVEVRSVVPSQPIGIDETIRGAIGRAKRALEQEKCAEMGVGIEAGLLPVPHSVSGWMDQQYAAIADRHRRVTIGGGLSFEYPARVVLQVLSTKTEVGKVMDRLTGIEGLGRRQGGVGYFSKGALDRVRLSELAVLMAMIPRLNEEMYFPGENKMGL; encoded by the coding sequence GTGATTCAATTGTTCGTCGCAGTTGGTTCCTCAAACCCGGTGAAGGTGCAGGCGGTAAGGAACGTCTTCTCCCTCTTCTTTCCCAAGGTGGATGTGGTCATGGTTGAGGTCCGATCCGTTGTCCCGTCTCAGCCGATTGGCATCGACGAGACGATCCGTGGCGCCATCGGGAGGGCAAAGAGAGCGCTGGAGCAGGAGAAGTGTGCAGAGATGGGCGTAGGAATAGAAGCAGGACTATTGCCGGTGCCGCATTCAGTATCTGGTTGGATGGATCAGCAGTACGCAGCTATAGCTGACAGGCACAGGAGGGTCACGATCGGCGGGGGTCTGTCGTTCGAATACCCTGCCAGGGTCGTGTTACAGGTCCTCTCAACTAAAACAGAAGTGGGGAAGGTGATGGACAGACTCACAGGAATCGAGGGTCTCGGGAGGAGGCAGGGGGGTGTAGGATACTTCTCCAAAGGCGCCTTGGATCGGGTCAGGCTCTCGGAACTAGCTGTACTGATGGCAATGATCCCGAGGCTGAATGAAGAGATGTACTTTCCCGGGGAAAACAAAATGGGTCTGTAA
- the hypE gene encoding hydrogenase expression/formation protein HypE: MKDRIQLSQGAGGKLMDELIKSVIIGNISRRRVGNGIGLDEFDDGATIPYEGVQIAVSSDGHIVDPPFFPGGDIGKLAVCGAINDLAMIGAKPLALTDTVIVEEGYPVMDLSKIVISMNETAERTGTAIVHGDFKVMPKGKLDKIVLSTTGIGIVEGKPILDSGLREGDAIIVTGPIGDHGIAIASLRSGLSFSTSVNSDVAPLWEVMKTAMSTGTVTAAKDPTRGGVAMALNEMAERSGVSIWIREEDIPIRQEVIGACEMLGLDPLELTCEGRAIIGVSRESAEGVLKAIRGLPEGNGAMIIGSVRSERPGYVIMETSAGGKRIINPPLGEPTPRIC; the protein is encoded by the coding sequence TTGAAAGACCGGATACAGCTGAGCCAAGGTGCTGGCGGTAAGCTCATGGACGAGCTAATAAAGAGCGTAATAATAGGCAACATAAGTAGGCGAAGGGTAGGAAATGGCATAGGTCTTGACGAGTTCGACGACGGCGCAACCATACCCTATGAGGGCGTTCAGATCGCGGTCTCCTCTGACGGCCACATTGTCGATCCTCCGTTCTTCCCAGGCGGCGATATCGGGAAGCTCGCGGTATGCGGCGCGATCAACGACCTCGCAATGATAGGGGCCAAACCGCTCGCATTGACGGACACGGTGATTGTGGAGGAGGGCTACCCGGTAATGGACCTTTCAAAGATAGTCATATCAATGAACGAGACTGCAGAGCGGACTGGAACTGCGATTGTGCACGGGGACTTCAAGGTAATGCCTAAGGGAAAGCTGGACAAGATCGTGCTCTCGACGACTGGGATCGGGATAGTCGAAGGGAAGCCTATACTTGACTCAGGGCTCAGGGAAGGGGACGCCATCATTGTAACCGGCCCGATAGGGGATCATGGGATCGCGATAGCCTCCCTAAGGAGCGGGCTCAGCTTCAGCACGTCAGTAAATTCAGATGTCGCACCACTCTGGGAGGTGATGAAAACAGCCATGTCGACAGGAACGGTCACAGCTGCCAAGGATCCGACGAGGGGAGGGGTGGCAATGGCCCTTAATGAAATGGCTGAGAGATCGGGGGTCAGCATATGGATCAGGGAGGAGGACATACCGATAAGGCAAGAAGTCATTGGAGCCTGCGAGATGCTCGGTCTCGATCCATTGGAGCTCACCTGTGAAGGGAGGGCAATAATAGGCGTAAGCAGGGAAAGCGCAGAGGGCGTGCTCAAGGCGATAAGGGGTCTGCCTGAGGGGAACGGGGCAATGATAATAGGATCTGTACGTAGTGAGAGGCCTGGCTATGTGATAATGGAGACTTCGGCAGGAGGCAAAAGGATAATAAACCCGCCCTTGGGCGAGCCGACCCCGAGGATCTGCTGA
- a CDS encoding 30S ribosomal protein S8e produces the protein MSYYQGRDRRKPTGGTLHHSREKRKYELGSAPTETSLGTGEDVRNISRNYGGKAKLRLDEAVYANVIDPKTKTAKKVKITKVKSNPSNVDYSRRGVITKGAIIETELGEAKVSSRPGQDGVLNAILMK, from the coding sequence ATGAGTTATTATCAGGGCAGGGATAGACGAAAGCCCACGGGCGGCACGCTTCACCACTCCAGGGAGAAGCGTAAATATGAGCTTGGTTCTGCTCCAACCGAGACATCTCTCGGTACTGGCGAAGATGTAAGGAACATCTCAAGGAACTATGGCGGCAAAGCCAAACTGAGGCTGGACGAGGCGGTCTACGCAAATGTGATAGACCCAAAAACGAAAACCGCCAAGAAAGTCAAGATAACGAAGGTCAAGTCCAACCCTTCTAATGTCGATTATTCGCGAAGAGGTGTAATCACGAAGGGTGCAATTATTGAGACCGAGCTGGGAGAGGCAAAGGTATCCTCGAGACCAGGGCAGGACGGCGTGCTGAACGCAATACTCATGAAGTGA
- a CDS encoding hydrogenase maturation nickel metallochaperone HypA has product MHEFSLAASLIQYVSEVAKNSGLAEIREMHIEVGEMTHIDPRQLRFCIRIASQNTIADGSRVYIRKRMPVLRCLKCGASSELKRGKNLSEYSMTCPSCGSQDVELERGRELVLKRIKGIKKVDRG; this is encoded by the coding sequence ATGCATGAGTTTTCACTGGCTGCTAGTCTGATACAGTATGTCTCCGAGGTCGCTAAGAACAGTGGGTTAGCAGAGATCAGGGAGATGCATATCGAAGTAGGCGAGATGACCCACATAGACCCCAGGCAGCTCAGGTTCTGCATCAGGATAGCGAGCCAGAACACAATAGCAGATGGAAGTCGCGTCTACATCAGAAAAAGGATGCCCGTACTGAGGTGCCTGAAATGCGGAGCCTCGAGCGAGCTGAAGAGAGGTAAGAATCTTTCAGAATACAGCATGACCTGTCCGTCATGTGGAAGCCAGGATGTAGAGTTGGAGAGGGGGAGGGAGCTTGTCCTTAAGAGAATTAAAGGTATCAAGAAAGTAGACAGGGGCTGA
- a CDS encoding signal recognition particle subunit SRP19/SEC65 family protein yields the protein MTKKEGQFIIWPAYIDSSKTRSGGRMIPKERAVDSPSAEEILEACRDLSYVAQIENEKRFPPSWWERPGRVLVSKKGDQKKFELLVRISGSITKRRSLKRK from the coding sequence TTGACTAAAAAAGAGGGGCAATTCATCATTTGGCCCGCATACATAGACTCCTCTAAGACAAGGTCAGGGGGAAGGATGATCCCAAAGGAGAGGGCGGTAGACTCGCCATCCGCAGAGGAGATCCTAGAGGCTTGCAGGGATCTGTCGTACGTCGCCCAAATCGAGAACGAGAAGAGGTTCCCTCCATCTTGGTGGGAGCGGCCGGGCAGGGTCTTGGTCAGCAAGAAGGGTGACCAGAAGAAGTTTGAACTGTTGGTCAGAATATCCGGATCAATAACAAAAAGAAGATCCCTAAAAAGAAAGTGA
- a CDS encoding Gar1/Naf1 family protein produces MNYLGVGVHIGKSGLLTIRAKTPPRIGSPVILKGFGVVGAVIDVFGPINNPYVSVKLTKKPGAEVGGLEFFTEEPRRRMVRRGSKGYGKKPGRYSRS; encoded by the coding sequence TTGAACTACTTGGGGGTCGGCGTTCACATAGGTAAGAGCGGACTTCTGACAATAAGAGCAAAGACCCCCCCAAGGATCGGTTCTCCGGTGATACTCAAGGGATTTGGAGTCGTCGGGGCTGTGATAGATGTTTTCGGACCCATCAACAACCCGTACGTTTCGGTGAAACTCACGAAGAAGCCCGGTGCTGAAGTTGGTGGACTGGAGTTCTTTACAGAGGAACCTCGTCGAAGAATGGTAAGGAGGGGCTCAAAGGGGTATGGAAAGAAACCTGGCAGATATTCGAGAAGTTGA
- a CDS encoding transcription initiation factor IIB has product MTCPECGAKTLVRDYERAEVTCRVCGLVLGDKLLDPGPEWRAFDSDQRDKRSRAGAPITLTIHDKGLSTMIDWRDKDSYGKSITSKKRAQIYRLRKWQRRIRVSDASERNLAFALSELERMASQLGLSRNIREASALLYRRAVESQLIRGRSIESMTGAALYASCRKYNVPLTLDEISSVSRASKKEIARSYRFVSNELTIKVLPTDPVNYVPRLVTKLNLDGRVQQKAVEIIRFASSEGLTSGRGPTGVAAAAVYISSVLLEVKRTQRDIASAANVTEVTVRNRYKELIDKLTLEIYL; this is encoded by the coding sequence ATGACTTGCCCTGAATGTGGGGCAAAGACGCTGGTTAGAGATTACGAGCGGGCCGAGGTCACTTGCAGGGTATGCGGACTGGTTCTCGGCGACAAGCTCCTAGATCCTGGTCCGGAATGGAGGGCTTTTGACAGCGACCAGAGGGACAAGCGATCGCGCGCCGGTGCACCGATAACGCTTACGATACACGACAAGGGTCTGTCCACAATGATTGACTGGAGGGACAAAGACAGCTACGGCAAGTCCATCACTTCCAAGAAAAGGGCACAGATCTACCGCCTTAGGAAATGGCAGAGGAGGATAAGGGTATCCGATGCGTCCGAGAGGAACTTGGCTTTTGCCCTTTCCGAGCTGGAGAGGATGGCATCACAGTTGGGGCTTTCTAGGAACATCAGAGAGGCTTCGGCGCTCCTTTACAGGAGGGCTGTTGAGAGCCAGCTCATCAGGGGTCGATCAATCGAGAGCATGACTGGCGCCGCTCTGTATGCATCATGCAGGAAGTATAACGTCCCACTCACACTCGACGAGATCTCCTCAGTATCAAGGGCCAGCAAGAAAGAAATAGCAAGGAGTTACAGGTTCGTTTCTAACGAACTCACGATCAAAGTACTTCCAACAGACCCCGTCAATTATGTCCCAAGGCTCGTTACGAAACTCAACCTTGACGGAAGAGTACAGCAGAAGGCAGTCGAGATAATCCGTTTCGCAAGCAGCGAGGGGCTGACCTCTGGGCGCGGTCCGACTGGCGTTGCCGCTGCTGCGGTCTATATCTCCAGCGTACTGCTCGAGGTGAAGCGGACTCAGAGGGACATCGCAAGCGCCGCGAATGTGACTGAAGTCACTGTCAGAAACCGGTACAAGGAACTTATCGACAAGCTTACCCTTGAAATCTATTTATAG
- a CDS encoding MarR family transcriptional regulator, with protein MEELEEKLIRALQNSADRSLLQSDLWKSINSNSREVSRALAKMEKKGIVRREPFTGDSHKTYRVILIKKEQKVQISDVVWCSCFTCHDLSRCGMGQPISPENCVKLTMSLRNEFIKYQKSEEIKKAASSEKE; from the coding sequence GTGGAGGAGTTAGAAGAGAAGCTTATCAGGGCACTACAGAATTCCGCTGACCGGAGCCTGCTCCAAAGCGACCTCTGGAAGAGCATAAATTCGAACAGCAGGGAGGTCTCCAGAGCACTTGCAAAGATGGAAAAGAAGGGCATTGTCAGACGTGAGCCCTTCACCGGGGACAGCCACAAGACCTACCGCGTGATACTGATAAAAAAAGAACAGAAGGTGCAGATATCCGATGTCGTCTGGTGCTCATGCTTCACATGCCACGACCTCTCCAGGTGCGGGATGGGTCAGCCCATATCCCCGGAGAACTGCGTCAAGCTCACGATGTCGCTGAGGAACGAATTCATAAAATACCAAAAGTCAGAGGAGATCAAAAAGGCAGCCTCCTCGGAGAAAGAGTGA
- a CDS encoding RlmE family RNA methyltransferase — protein MPGKDSVLGDYYYREAKRRGFRSRSALKLLEICRRFRIMKRGDTVLDLGAAPGGWLQVASRLVGDEGVVIGVDISEIDPLPYKNVVLLRGDARSPELHEYITKASGGMVDVITSDMAPRFTGIHDVDHGRQILLAGIALELADKLLRPGGRMVIKVLMGSDFDAFRREVQARFSDVRIFKPSASRDSSSEVYLVCRGYRGIRR, from the coding sequence ATGCCCGGCAAGGACTCTGTTTTGGGGGACTATTACTACAGGGAAGCCAAGAGGCGGGGATTTCGTTCTAGGTCTGCCCTCAAGCTTTTGGAGATCTGCCGGCGATTCAGAATAATGAAGCGGGGCGATACTGTCCTTGACTTGGGCGCCGCTCCAGGCGGCTGGCTTCAGGTCGCCTCCCGTCTCGTTGGCGATGAGGGGGTGGTGATCGGGGTCGACATAAGCGAGATCGACCCCCTCCCATACAAGAACGTAGTGCTCCTGCGCGGGGATGCAAGGTCTCCCGAATTGCATGAGTACATTACTAAGGCATCAGGCGGCATGGTTGATGTGATAACTTCTGACATGGCACCAAGGTTCACTGGGATACACGATGTCGACCACGGCAGGCAGATACTGCTGGCGGGCATTGCCCTCGAGTTGGCAGATAAATTGCTGAGACCGGGCGGAAGAATGGTCATCAAAGTGCTGATGGGATCAGATTTCGACGCGTTTAGGAGGGAGGTGCAAGCCCGTTTCTCGGACGTAAGGATATTCAAGCCCAGCGCCTCAAGAGATTCGAGCTCAGAGGTCTACCTGGTCTGCCGTGGGTACAGGGGAATACGGCGGTGA
- a CDS encoding fibrillarin-like rRNA/tRNA 2'-O-methyltransferase, protein MVNVSEHPKFKGVFYVETDAGRQLATENLTPGSRVYGEELYRIGDAEYRAWSPYRSKLGAAIEKGIRSVPVNPGSKVLYLGAASGTTPSHVSDIVGSKGKVYCVEFAPRVIRELLEVTAKRSNMIPILGDARNPSSYRFFLELVDVIYCDVAQPEQAKLLADNSDYFLKRGGKIMIAIKARSVDVTMDPSQVFKQEVKILEERSFKILDLKHLEPYEKDHAMVLGERV, encoded by the coding sequence ATGGTAAACGTGAGCGAACACCCAAAATTCAAGGGTGTATTTTATGTCGAGACTGACGCGGGCAGGCAGCTGGCCACAGAGAATCTAACGCCCGGCTCTAGGGTCTACGGCGAGGAGCTCTACAGGATTGGGGACGCTGAATATAGGGCTTGGAGCCCCTACAGGAGCAAGCTCGGTGCAGCCATAGAGAAGGGGATCAGGTCTGTACCCGTAAATCCCGGATCAAAGGTTCTGTATCTCGGTGCTGCGAGCGGTACTACCCCCAGCCATGTCTCTGACATTGTCGGAAGTAAGGGCAAAGTTTACTGTGTAGAGTTTGCCCCTAGGGTGATTCGTGAGCTCCTGGAGGTGACCGCCAAGAGGAGCAATATGATCCCCATTCTGGGGGATGCGAGGAACCCGTCTTCCTACAGGTTTTTCCTTGAGCTCGTCGATGTGATATACTGTGATGTTGCCCAACCGGAGCAGGCGAAGCTCCTGGCGGACAATTCCGACTATTTCCTCAAAAGAGGGGGCAAGATAATGATTGCGATCAAAGCAAGGAGCGTCGATGTTACAATGGATCCTTCCCAAGTCTTCAAACAGGAAGTGAAGATCCTCGAAGAGAGATCATTCAAGATACTGGACCTGAAGCATCTTGAACCCTACGAAAAGGATCATGCGATGGTGCTCGGAGAGCGGGTCTGA
- a CDS encoding DUF61 family protein has product MHEEGESVDKLLWEVELKKLTESLPRERRRVSDLLNEEMPAYKNLAGETVYLNKGELNEFARAVPKGNLGSVRLPIVIIRESSMKKGTYLIDGNEREIEAVNRILDRPPYNNKYLFRPDVLELVRRFPSIITFSFIL; this is encoded by the coding sequence ATGCACGAAGAAGGGGAAAGCGTAGATAAGCTACTATGGGAGGTTGAGCTTAAGAAGCTGACCGAGTCGTTGCCCCGTGAGAGGAGGCGCGTCTCCGATCTATTGAATGAAGAGATGCCGGCCTACAAAAATCTTGCAGGTGAGACCGTCTATTTGAACAAAGGAGAACTGAATGAATTCGCCAGAGCTGTGCCAAAAGGTAACTTGGGCTCCGTCCGCCTTCCGATCGTAATTATACGGGAATCTTCAATGAAGAAGGGCACATATCTTATAGACGGGAACGAACGCGAGATTGAAGCTGTAAATCGCATTCTGGATAGGCCGCCTTATAACAACAAATACCTTTTCCGGCCTGATGTATTAGAATTGGTGCGGCGTTTCCCATCGATCATCACGTTCAGTTTCATCTTATAG
- a CDS encoding helix-turn-helix domain-containing protein: protein MVMRPQSGGLIGDILKTLEEAGFLASEITSRDYCIQIVAKRGITKLLIKSSENVDSERRESAEDLKSLAVAFDASPFIIGVRMQKGVIEEDTLYERFGVNVMHPKTFREAALRKRLPSVYSKRGGLYFKIDGRALRECREKKGLSLGQLANLIGVSRKAIYEYERDQMGATVQTVERLERILGRNVVAGIDIFDWHLEGEAPDKNPTGVVARQLHAKLKRLGCKALGFSHAPIDIHAKNFGVSFLTFEERMNEDRLENKIENAIEVSRVLGTSPILVTEERTPHNSDIIVVKIDEIKKVEQMRELARILGVEIADQDN, encoded by the coding sequence ATGGTTATGAGGCCGCAGTCTGGGGGTCTTATCGGGGATATCCTGAAGACTCTAGAGGAAGCTGGATTTCTCGCTTCTGAGATCACCTCCAGAGACTACTGCATCCAGATTGTGGCCAAGAGGGGCATAACGAAATTGCTGATAAAGAGCTCTGAGAACGTCGACTCTGAGAGGCGTGAGTCTGCTGAGGATTTAAAGTCGCTTGCAGTTGCATTCGATGCATCGCCCTTCATTATCGGGGTGAGGATGCAGAAGGGAGTGATCGAGGAGGACACGCTTTACGAAAGGTTCGGGGTCAACGTGATGCATCCCAAGACCTTTAGAGAGGCGGCGCTAAGAAAGAGGCTCCCCTCGGTCTATTCAAAGAGGGGCGGACTGTATTTCAAGATCGATGGTCGAGCCTTGAGGGAATGCCGCGAAAAGAAAGGTCTTTCACTCGGGCAACTTGCTAATTTGATAGGCGTCAGCAGAAAGGCGATTTATGAATACGAACGGGATCAGATGGGTGCGACCGTCCAGACCGTGGAGCGGCTCGAGAGGATCCTCGGCAGAAACGTGGTTGCAGGAATCGACATATTTGATTGGCACTTGGAAGGAGAGGCGCCGGACAAGAACCCCACGGGAGTGGTGGCAAGGCAGCTCCATGCTAAGTTGAAGAGGCTAGGATGCAAGGCTCTGGGGTTCAGCCATGCGCCTATAGACATCCATGCCAAGAACTTCGGCGTAAGTTTCCTAACATTCGAGGAACGGATGAATGAAGATCGCCTTGAGAATAAAATTGAGAACGCAATCGAGGTCAGCAGGGTCTTAGGGACCTCCCCAATACTCGTTACCGAGGAGAGGACCCCCCACAACAGTGACATAATAGTTGTAAAGATAGACGAAATCAAAAAGGTCGAACAGATGCGGGAATTGGCCAGGATCTTGGGCGTTGAGATCGCAGATCAGGACAACTGA
- the rnhB gene encoding ribonuclease HII gives MNSSRRALGIDEAGRGPVIGPMVIAGVLFGAEAIPELVRIGVKDSKKLTPRARERLLEEILALAEDTHVKVISAAEIDGLRRMKNLNKIEADVMAEMIRRSSPDEVHVGSVDVDEKRFGKEIMRLSGMNKTIHSIHHAEDKFPTVAAASIVAKTTRDRVIDDLRKEYGDFGSGYPSDPKTRAFVRRAVENGDLPPIIRASWKTVAGLKGIQLS, from the coding sequence ATGAATTCGTCAAGAAGGGCTCTCGGAATCGATGAAGCCGGAAGGGGACCGGTCATCGGACCAATGGTAATCGCTGGCGTCTTATTCGGGGCCGAGGCGATACCCGAGTTGGTAAGGATCGGCGTGAAGGACTCCAAGAAGCTGACGCCAAGGGCTAGGGAAAGGCTACTGGAAGAGATCCTCGCGTTGGCAGAAGATACCCATGTTAAGGTCATCAGCGCTGCTGAGATAGATGGGCTAAGGAGAATGAAGAACCTGAACAAGATCGAGGCAGATGTGATGGCAGAGATGATCAGAAGATCGTCTCCTGACGAGGTTCACGTAGGGAGCGTGGATGTTGACGAGAAGAGGTTCGGCAAGGAGATCATGAGACTATCAGGCATGAACAAGACAATACACTCGATCCACCACGCTGAGGATAAGTTCCCTACAGTGGCTGCAGCCTCGATAGTCGCAAAGACAACGAGGGACAGGGTGATCGACGATCTGAGGAAAGAGTATGGAGATTTCGGATCGGGATATCCGAGCGACCCTAAAACAAGAGCCTTCGTCAGGAGGGCTGTTGAAAATGGCGATTTGCCGCCGATAATCAGGGCATCATGGAAAACAGTAGCGGGATTGAAAGGGATTCAGTTGTCCTGA
- a CDS encoding tRNA (guanine(10)-N(2))-dimethyltransferase — MITSFTVEGKTELEIPDPSSYTFQGKYAPFRAPVFYNPLMEFSRDIAVAVLSVFAEAKGRPVAVCDPLAGIGARGIRYAKEVRSVGRVVMGDLNAESIPLIINNAKRNGIEDRVDVTNKDANLLLAEYSEPGERFDFIDIDPFGTPMPFLDSSIRALKNGGLLAVTATDTAPLCGVHPKSCVRKYSSIPLRNEFCHETGLRILVGSVAREAAKYDFGALPVLSYSVDHYFRSYFRLSLGARRADSAVGNLGYLLYCSSCLWRVTIAFDEDFPTSCEGCGSPVRRAGPLWIGDLSDQDFLKTVSSFDSSYMRTNKRMSKLFKKLSGEVGMPVGFYVLDVVSKRLGMGAPSLERVIKWLTSAGYPAHPTHFHPKGIKTDAPPYVVEDVIKSLHQATSRSD, encoded by the coding sequence GTGATCACCTCGTTTACCGTGGAGGGCAAAACTGAACTCGAGATTCCTGATCCTTCGTCCTATACTTTTCAGGGGAAATATGCTCCGTTCAGGGCTCCTGTCTTCTATAACCCGCTGATGGAATTCAGCAGGGACATTGCAGTTGCGGTCCTGAGCGTTTTCGCGGAAGCTAAAGGACGGCCTGTCGCTGTGTGCGATCCATTGGCAGGTATTGGAGCAAGGGGGATAAGGTATGCAAAGGAAGTCCGATCTGTTGGAAGAGTAGTCATGGGGGACCTGAATGCAGAGTCGATACCGCTTATAATCAATAATGCGAAGAGGAACGGGATCGAGGATCGGGTAGATGTGACAAATAAAGATGCAAACCTCCTCCTCGCCGAGTACTCAGAGCCAGGGGAGAGGTTCGATTTCATTGACATAGACCCTTTTGGGACCCCAATGCCCTTCTTAGACTCCTCTATAAGGGCCCTTAAGAACGGCGGTCTTCTGGCGGTCACAGCGACTGATACTGCGCCGCTCTGCGGCGTCCACCCGAAATCCTGCGTCAGGAAGTACTCTTCCATTCCGCTTCGAAACGAATTCTGCCATGAGACCGGTCTTCGTATACTTGTCGGATCGGTGGCGCGCGAGGCGGCAAAATATGACTTCGGCGCACTCCCCGTGCTCTCCTACAGCGTAGACCATTACTTCAGGTCATATTTCAGGCTAAGTTTGGGGGCACGAAGAGCCGATTCAGCGGTAGGAAATCTGGGCTATCTGTTGTACTGCAGTTCCTGCCTGTGGCGCGTGACGATCGCATTTGACGAGGACTTTCCGACAAGCTGCGAAGGATGCGGCTCTCCTGTAAGAAGGGCAGGTCCCCTGTGGATAGGCGATCTCTCCGACCAGGATTTCCTAAAGACGGTCTCCAGCTTTGACTCCTCCTACATGCGTACAAACAAACGCATGTCAAAGCTCTTCAAGAAACTTTCAGGAGAGGTCGGGATGCCAGTCGGGTTCTATGTGCTCGATGTGGTTTCGAAGAGGCTAGGCATGGGCGCACCTTCTCTGGAAAGGGTGATCAAATGGTTGACATCCGCAGGGTATCCTGCACACCCCACGCACTTCCATCCAAAGGGGATAAAGACCGATGCCCCACCGTACGTGGTGGAGGACGTAATAAAGAGCTTGCACCAAGCGACCTCCCGCTCTGATTAA
- a CDS encoding 30S ribosomal protein S30e — protein MPSHGSLTKAGKVRSQTPKVPAKERHGLRPLHRNRKNFLKRQVYSSPETTSRSRR, from the coding sequence ATGCCATCGCACGGTTCGCTTACTAAGGCTGGAAAGGTCAGGTCGCAGACCCCCAAGGTCCCTGCAAAAGAGAGGCACGGTCTAAGGCCCCTCCACAGGAACCGCAAGAACTTCCTGAAAAGGCAGGTATATTCCTCTCCAGAAACGACATCCCGCTCGAGAAGGTAA